One Methylophaga marina DNA window includes the following coding sequences:
- a CDS encoding phosphatidate cytidylyltransferase, producing the protein MLKQRLITAAILIPLVVWAIFASSLVTFTTLIAAVAILAAWEWHQMIGIKSPTMRVMLVIDLIVVLYLAITQINPYFVISIGIIIWLLATLTILAYSNNSLSERLSYLFKNKIFGAISSILILTVFVVSAVTLKTFSETGAFLFFFVMVTVWLADTGGYFAGKRFGQHALARSVSPNKTWEGVAGAIVLASIWAAAFYSVTSPSTITWFEWMLISIATVASSIIGDLFESLYKRAFSVKDSGNLLPGHGGILDRIDSLLAAVPIFTFLILIMGSV; encoded by the coding sequence ATGCTTAAACAACGTTTAATCACAGCAGCCATTTTAATTCCCCTGGTCGTTTGGGCTATTTTTGCCAGTTCCTTAGTGACATTTACTACACTTATCGCTGCCGTAGCCATACTGGCTGCTTGGGAGTGGCATCAAATGATAGGGATAAAAAGCCCGACAATGCGTGTGATGCTGGTGATAGACCTGATTGTTGTATTGTATTTGGCCATTACACAAATTAATCCATATTTTGTGATCAGCATTGGCATTATTATTTGGCTTTTAGCGACATTAACCATACTCGCCTATTCAAATAACTCTCTGTCTGAACGGTTATCCTATTTATTCAAGAATAAAATTTTTGGTGCGATTAGCAGTATTCTGATACTCACTGTATTTGTTGTCTCTGCTGTCACATTGAAAACCTTTAGTGAAACCGGTGCTTTTCTCTTCTTTTTTGTCATGGTGACAGTGTGGTTAGCAGATACCGGTGGTTATTTTGCTGGTAAACGCTTTGGTCAACATGCGTTGGCACGATCCGTTAGTCCGAACAAAACATGGGAAGGTGTCGCGGGTGCCATTGTGCTTGCTTCAATATGGGCAGCTGCCTTTTATTCAGTAACATCACCTTCGACAATCACGTGGTTTGAATGGATGTTAATTTCTATCGCCACGGTGGCTTCATCCATTATCGGTGACTTATTTGAAAGCCTCTACAAACGTGCCTTTTCTGTTAAAGATAGCGGGAATTTACTACCAGGACATGGTGGTATATTAGACAGAATTGATAGTCTTTTAGCTGCAGTGCCTATCTTCACTTTCCTGATATTAATCATGGGTAGTGTCTAG
- the pyrH gene encoding UMP kinase codes for MTQTGSQPVFKRVLLKLSGEALMGDAEYGIQPEVISRFAKEISELSAQGVQLGVVIGGGNIFRGAGLAASGMDRVSADHMGMLATVMNALALQDALERNGTFCRVMSAIRIHEVCEDYLRRRAIRHLEKGRVVIFAAGTGNPFFTTDSAASLRAVEIGAELMLKATQVDGVYNADPNKDPNAVRYDELSYDEVINNRLAVMDTTAVVMCQEQKIPLRVFDVHKEGNLTKIIYGEEVGTLVK; via the coding sequence ATGACACAAACGGGAAGTCAGCCAGTTTTTAAGCGTGTCTTGCTCAAACTGAGTGGCGAGGCATTGATGGGGGATGCGGAGTATGGCATCCAGCCAGAAGTGATTTCCCGTTTTGCCAAAGAGATATCTGAGCTGAGCGCGCAAGGCGTTCAGCTCGGTGTCGTCATCGGTGGCGGAAATATATTCCGTGGTGCTGGTCTCGCCGCTAGTGGTATGGACCGTGTCAGTGCCGATCACATGGGCATGTTAGCGACAGTGATGAATGCCTTGGCATTACAAGATGCTTTGGAGCGAAACGGTACTTTCTGTCGTGTCATGTCAGCTATCAGAATTCATGAGGTCTGCGAAGATTATTTACGCCGTCGTGCCATCAGACATCTTGAGAAAGGGCGTGTAGTTATTTTCGCTGCCGGAACGGGCAATCCTTTTTTCACGACTGATTCAGCAGCGAGTTTACGTGCTGTGGAGATCGGTGCTGAACTGATGTTAAAAGCGACGCAGGTTGATGGTGTTTATAATGCTGATCCGAATAAAGACCCAAATGCCGTTCGTTATGATGAACTCAGTTATGATGAAGTCATCAATAACCGTCTTGCTGTGATGGATACGACAGCTGTTGTGATGTGTCAGGAGCAAAAAATACCTTTACGTGTTTTTGACGTACACAAAGAAGGTAATCTGACAAAAATTATCTACGGCGAAGAAGTTGGAACATTAGTCAAATAG
- the ispC gene encoding 1-deoxy-D-xylulose-5-phosphate reductoisomerase, protein MKSVTILGSTGSIGLSTLDVLSLHPEKFKVYALTANQSVETMLQQCLQFQPEIAVMLDAKAADKLAEALRKEGCNTVVKSGTQSLEDVSSSSRTDIVVAAIVGAAGLLPTLAAAKAGKRILLANKEALVMSGALFMKTVAENGATLLPVDSEHNAIWQCLPVANTQHHDFNGKGVRKIILTASGGPFRDYELDKLEEVTPEQAVAHPNWSMGQKISVDSATMMNKGLEVIEAHWLFGLQSQQIEVVLHRQSVIHSMVDYEDGSVLAQMGNPDMRTPITNTLSWPERIASGVAPLDLVKVGRLDFSEADFSRFPCLRLAYKALNDGGTATAILNAANEVAVQAFLDEQIRFTEIAKIIEDVLTELPIHEASSLEQILADDAAARDLAMSKIGLCTH, encoded by the coding sequence ATGAAATCAGTGACGATTCTTGGTTCTACTGGTTCCATTGGTTTGAGCACATTGGACGTGTTGAGTCTTCATCCTGAAAAATTCAAAGTCTATGCATTAACAGCCAATCAATCTGTTGAAACTATGTTGCAGCAATGTCTGCAGTTTCAACCTGAAATTGCTGTGATGTTAGATGCCAAAGCTGCAGACAAACTGGCTGAAGCGCTTCGTAAAGAAGGCTGTAATACAGTTGTAAAAAGTGGCACCCAGTCACTGGAAGATGTTTCGTCATCATCCAGAACCGATATCGTCGTTGCGGCAATCGTGGGTGCTGCTGGCTTATTACCCACTCTTGCCGCTGCCAAAGCGGGCAAGCGAATCTTACTGGCCAACAAAGAAGCATTGGTCATGAGTGGTGCCTTGTTTATGAAAACTGTGGCAGAAAACGGCGCAACTCTTCTCCCCGTTGATAGTGAACATAATGCCATCTGGCAATGCCTGCCCGTAGCAAACACGCAGCATCATGATTTCAACGGCAAAGGGGTAAGGAAGATAATTCTTACGGCTTCAGGTGGGCCTTTCAGAGACTATGAGCTGGATAAATTAGAAGAGGTGACACCAGAACAAGCTGTTGCTCATCCTAATTGGTCCATGGGGCAAAAAATTTCCGTCGACTCAGCGACTATGATGAATAAAGGTCTTGAGGTGATTGAGGCCCATTGGTTATTTGGCTTACAAAGCCAACAAATCGAAGTCGTGTTACACAGACAGAGTGTTATCCACTCAATGGTGGATTATGAGGATGGCTCGGTTTTAGCTCAGATGGGCAATCCGGATATGCGGACTCCTATTACGAATACCTTATCGTGGCCAGAGCGAATCGCCTCTGGTGTGGCACCATTAGACTTAGTGAAAGTAGGCCGGCTTGATTTTAGTGAAGCTGATTTTTCACGTTTTCCTTGTTTACGTTTAGCCTATAAAGCATTAAACGATGGTGGTACGGCTACAGCTATTTTGAATGCTGCCAATGAAGTAGCAGTGCAAGCCTTTTTGGATGAGCAGATACGGTTTACTGAGATTGCGAAAATTATTGAAGACGTTTTAACCGAGCTACCTATTCATGAGGCTTCATCACTCGAACAAATCCTGGCAGATGACGCTGCCGCAAGAGACTTGGCTATGAGCAAGATAGGTTTATGCACTCACTAA
- the rseP gene encoding RIP metalloprotease RseP, which translates to MHSLIFFLIALAILIIIHEYGHFWVARRCGVKVLRFSVGFGKPIWQKVGKDGTEYVLAPIPMGGYVKMLDEREMPVSEEQAQFAFNRQSLAKRVAIVSAGPIANLIFAILAYWMLFVVGVSGIKPIIDDVHPASIAAQAGLNPSDEILQVDGKRTPTWNSVYKALIQKAEYGERTEILVLTSGIEQQYALVIPQVSIDQASSILDKIGIEPLRPAIKPVLGEIVPDSPAQKAGLKVGDVLLSSQQQTIDNWSKWVELIQASAGKEWNIEIQRNEQRLTLTLTPQAGDDGKGRIGAAVDASQSTIPQELQAELSYGPVEAVWQAVIQTWDFSSSTLKSLWGMITGKVSTDNLGGPISIAQIAGSSAEQGVTSFISFLAMISITLGILNLLPIPMLDGGHLAMFAVEAVRGKPISEITQMQIQKVGFLILIMVMFIAFFNDLTRVFG; encoded by the coding sequence ATGCACTCACTAATCTTCTTTTTAATCGCTTTAGCCATCCTGATTATCATTCATGAATATGGTCATTTCTGGGTAGCAAGACGCTGCGGCGTCAAAGTGCTACGGTTTTCGGTGGGCTTTGGTAAACCTATCTGGCAAAAAGTGGGTAAAGATGGCACTGAGTATGTGTTAGCGCCTATTCCGATGGGCGGTTATGTCAAAATGCTAGATGAACGGGAAATGCCGGTAAGTGAAGAGCAAGCTCAATTTGCATTTAACCGTCAGTCTTTGGCAAAAAGAGTGGCTATCGTCTCTGCTGGCCCTATAGCCAACCTCATTTTTGCCATACTGGCTTATTGGATGTTGTTTGTCGTTGGTGTATCTGGAATTAAACCCATCATTGATGATGTGCATCCAGCCTCAATCGCCGCTCAGGCGGGTCTCAATCCGAGTGATGAAATTTTACAGGTGGATGGTAAACGAACTCCAACCTGGAATAGTGTTTATAAGGCACTCATTCAAAAAGCAGAATATGGTGAACGAACTGAGATTTTAGTACTGACGTCAGGCATTGAGCAGCAATATGCTTTAGTCATACCTCAAGTCAGTATTGATCAAGCAAGTAGTATTTTGGACAAAATAGGTATTGAGCCTTTGCGTCCAGCTATTAAACCGGTACTGGGTGAAATTGTGCCTGACTCACCAGCCCAAAAAGCCGGGTTAAAAGTGGGGGATGTTCTCCTGTCCTCACAGCAACAAACCATTGATAACTGGTCGAAATGGGTTGAATTGATCCAAGCAAGTGCTGGTAAAGAGTGGAATATTGAAATTCAACGTAATGAGCAACGCTTAACTCTCACATTAACACCACAAGCTGGTGATGATGGAAAAGGACGAATCGGTGCCGCGGTCGATGCAAGTCAGAGCACGATACCTCAGGAGCTTCAAGCGGAATTAAGTTATGGCCCTGTTGAAGCGGTTTGGCAAGCGGTGATACAAACTTGGGATTTTTCTTCTTCGACGCTGAAAAGTTTATGGGGAATGATCACCGGGAAAGTCTCAACCGATAATCTTGGCGGGCCGATTAGTATTGCACAAATTGCAGGTAGCTCGGCCGAGCAGGGTGTGACCTCATTTATCAGTTTTCTTGCCATGATAAGTATTACACTTGGCATATTGAACCTTTTACCTATCCCAATGCTTGATGGTGGACATCTCGCCATGTTTGCAGTGGAGGCTGTCAGAGGTAAACCAATCTCTGAAATAACTCAGATGCAGATACAAAAAGTGGGCTTTTTGATTTTGATTATGGTGATGTTTATTGCCTTTTTTAATGATCTCACAAGAGTGTTTGGATAA
- a CDS encoding isoprenyl transferase, translated as MNPQKENIPKHIAIIMDGNGRWAKRRLQPRFMGHRAGVKTVAEIVKRCAELGVEVLSLFAFSSENWRRPGKEVSLLMELFSHALDNQVKKLHENNIRLCIIGDVDKFSPVLQQKIVDAQSLTQNNTGLIVNIAANYGGRWDITQSVRQLAKKVAAGELDPDDINEDDISSSLSTAELPEPDLFIRTGGEQRVSNFLLWQMAYTEFFFTDVLWPEFDKKQLDVAISSFSQRERRFGRTSEQLQGQSDA; from the coding sequence ATGAACCCTCAGAAAGAGAATATTCCTAAGCATATCGCCATTATCATGGATGGTAATGGTCGTTGGGCAAAACGCCGTTTACAACCACGTTTTATGGGGCACCGGGCAGGTGTGAAAACGGTGGCTGAAATAGTGAAACGCTGTGCCGAACTTGGTGTCGAAGTGCTCAGTTTATTTGCCTTTAGCAGTGAAAACTGGCGTAGACCAGGTAAAGAAGTGTCACTGCTTATGGAATTATTTAGTCACGCCCTCGACAATCAAGTCAAAAAGTTACACGAGAATAATATTAGATTGTGCATTATTGGCGACGTCGATAAATTTTCTCCCGTATTACAGCAGAAAATAGTCGATGCACAGTCACTCACACAAAATAATACGGGACTGATAGTCAACATCGCTGCAAACTATGGTGGGCGTTGGGATATCACACAATCCGTTCGTCAGCTTGCAAAAAAGGTGGCTGCTGGTGAATTAGACCCTGACGATATTAACGAAGACGATATCAGTTCATCACTATCAACCGCTGAACTCCCCGAACCAGATTTATTTATCCGCACTGGCGGAGAACAGCGCGTCAGTAATTTCCTGTTATGGCAAATGGCCTATACAGAGTTTTTCTTCACAGATGTATTGTGGCCCGAGTTCGATAAAAAACAATTAGATGTGGCTATCAGCTCATTTAGTCAGCGTGAAAGACGTTTTGGTCGTACTTCTGAACAGTTGCAAGGTCAATCGGATGCTTAA